Proteins co-encoded in one Streptococcus pyogenes genomic window:
- a CDS encoding competence/damage-inducible protein A codes for MKAELIAVGTEILTGQIVNTNAQFLSEKMAELGIDVYFQTAVGDNEERLLSVITTASQRSNLVILCGGLGPTKDDLTKQTLAKYLRKDLVYDEQACQKLDDFFAKRKPSSRTPNNERQAQVIEGSIPLPNKTGLAVGGFITVDGISYVVLPGPPSELKPMVNEELVPLLSKQYSTLYSKVLRFFGIGESQLVTVLSDFIENQTDPTIAPYAKTGEVTLRLSTKTENQALADKKLGQLEAQLLSRKTLEGQPLADVFYGYGEDNSLARETFELLVKYDKTITAAESLTAGLFQSTLASFPGASQVFNGGFVTYSMEEKAKMLGLPLEELKSHGVVSAYTAEGMAEQARLLTGADIGVSLTGVAGPDMLEEQPAGTVFIGLATQNKVESIKVLISGRSRLDVRYIATLHAFNMVRKTLLKLENLL; via the coding sequence GTATTGATGTCTATTTTCAAACGGCTGTTGGGGACAACGAGGAGCGTTTACTTTCAGTGATTACAACTGCTAGTCAGCGTAGTAACTTGGTAATTTTATGTGGTGGCCTTGGTCCAACGAAAGATGATTTAACCAAACAAACTTTAGCAAAGTACCTTAGGAAAGACTTGGTTTATGATGAGCAAGCTTGTCAGAAACTAGATGACTTTTTTGCTAAGCGCAAGCCTTCATCACGGACACCAAATAATGAGCGACAGGCACAAGTGATTGAAGGGTCAATCCCTTTGCCAAATAAAACTGGTCTTGCGGTTGGTGGGTTCATCACAGTCGATGGTATTAGTTATGTTGTCTTACCGGGTCCTCCAAGTGAATTGAAGCCGATGGTAAATGAAGAATTGGTACCACTTCTGTCAAAACAATACAGTACATTGTATTCAAAGGTACTACGCTTTTTTGGTATTGGGGAAAGTCAGTTGGTAACAGTCTTGTCAGATTTTATTGAGAATCAAACTGATCCAACCATTGCTCCGTATGCTAAGACTGGCGAAGTGACTCTTCGCTTATCAACAAAAACTGAAAACCAAGCTCTGGCAGATAAAAAGTTAGGTCAGCTAGAAGCGCAGCTACTATCCCGAAAAACTCTTGAAGGTCAACCCTTAGCTGATGTCTTTTATGGCTATGGGGAGGATAATTCCTTAGCGCGTGAGACATTTGAGCTCTTAGTAAAATATGATAAGACAATTACAGCAGCAGAAAGTCTAACCGCGGGATTATTTCAGTCAACTTTGGCGAGTTTTCCAGGAGCTTCTCAAGTATTCAATGGAGGCTTTGTGACTTATAGCATGGAAGAAAAAGCGAAAATGCTAGGCCTTCCTTTAGAGGAGTTGAAATCGCATGGCGTTGTTAGTGCTTATACGGCCGAGGGGATGGCGGAGCAAGCAAGGTTATTGACTGGTGCTGATATTGGGGTAAGTTTAACAGGTGTTGCCGGACCAGATATGTTGGAGGAACAGCCTGCAGGTACAGTTTTCATTGGTCTTGCCACTCAAAATAAGGTAGAATCAATAAAGGTTTTGATTAGCGGGCGAAGTCGTTTGGATGTGCGCTATATCGCTACTTTACATGCTTTTAATATGGTCCGTAAAACTTTATTAAAACTTGAGAATTTGCTATAA
- the spx gene encoding transcriptional regulator Spx, whose amino-acid sequence MIKIYTISSCTSCKKAKTWLNAHKLAYKEQNLGKEPLTKEEILAILSKTENGVESIVSSKNRYAKALDCDIEELSVSEVIDLIQDNPRILKSPILIDDKRLQVGYKEDDIRAFLPRSIRNIENTEARLRAAL is encoded by the coding sequence ATGATTAAAATTTACACGATTTCAAGTTGTACGAGCTGCAAGAAAGCCAAAACTTGGCTAAATGCCCATAAGCTTGCTTATAAAGAACAGAACTTAGGAAAAGAACCGCTAACTAAAGAAGAAATTTTAGCAATTTTATCAAAAACCGAAAATGGAGTGGAGAGCATTGTTTCATCTAAAAATCGTTATGCCAAAGCTCTCGATTGCGATATTGAAGAATTAAGTGTTAGTGAGGTTATTGATTTGATTCAAGATAACCCGCGCATCCTTAAAAGTCCCATTTTGATTGATGATAAACGTCTGCAAGTAGGCTACAAAGAAGACGATATTCGTGCTTTTTTACCTCGCTCTATTCGTAATATTGAAAATACTGAAGCACGATTACGTGCTGCACTCTAA
- the recA gene encoding recombinase RecA translates to MAKKLKKNEEITKKFGDERRKALDDALKNIEKDFGKGAVMRLGERAEQKVQVMSSGSLALDIALGAGGYPKGRIIEIYGPESSGKTTVALHAVAQAQKEGGIAAFIDAEHALDPAYAAALGVNIDELLLSQPDSGEQGLEIAGKLIDSGAVDLVVVDSVAALVPRAEIDGDIGDSHVGLQARMMSQAMRKLSASINKTKTIAIFINQLREKVGVMFGNPETTPGGRALKFYASVRLDVRGTTQIKGTGDQKDSSIGKETKIKVVKNKVAPPFKVAEVEIMYGEGISRTGELVKIASDLDIIQKAGAWFSYNGEKIGQGSENAKRYLADHPELFDEIDLKVRVKFGLLEESEEESAMAVASEETDDLALDLDNGIEIED, encoded by the coding sequence TTGGCAAAAAAATTAAAAAAGAATGAAGAAATCACTAAGAAGTTTGGTGACGAACGTCGCAAAGCCCTTGATGATGCTTTGAAAAATATTGAAAAAGATTTTGGTAAGGGTGCAGTGATGCGATTAGGAGAACGTGCAGAGCAAAAAGTTCAGGTTATGAGTTCAGGAAGTCTAGCTCTTGATATTGCGCTTGGAGCTGGTGGTTATCCTAAAGGACGTATCATCGAAATCTATGGTCCAGAGTCTTCCGGTAAAACGACTGTGGCTTTACATGCTGTAGCACAAGCTCAAAAAGAAGGTGGAATCGCAGCCTTTATCGATGCCGAGCATGCGCTTGATCCAGCTTATGCTGCTGCGCTTGGGGTTAATATTGATGAACTCCTCTTGTCTCAACCAGATTCTGGAGAACAAGGACTTGAAATTGCAGGTAAATTGATTGATTCTGGTGCGGTTGATCTGGTTGTTGTCGATTCAGTAGCAGCTTTAGTGCCACGTGCTGAAATTGATGGTGATATTGGCGATAGCCATGTCGGATTGCAAGCACGTATGATGAGTCAGGCCATGCGTAAATTATCAGCTTCTATTAATAAAACAAAAACTATCGCTATCTTTATTAACCAATTGCGTGAAAAAGTTGGTGTGATGTTTGGAAATCCTGAAACAACACCAGGTGGTCGAGCTTTGAAATTCTATGCTTCTGTTCGGCTGGATGTGCGTGGAACAACTCAAATTAAAGGAACTGGTGACCAAAAAGATAGCAGTATTGGTAAGGAGACCAAAATCAAGGTTGTTAAAAACAAGGTCGCTCCGCCATTTAAGGTAGCAGAAGTTGAAATCATGTATGGGGAAGGTATTTCTCGTACAGGGGAGCTTGTGAAAATTGCTTCTGATTTGGACATTATCCAAAAAGCAGGTGCTTGGTTCTCTTATAATGGTGAGAAGATTGGCCAAGGTTCTGAAAATGCTAAGCGTTATTTGGCCGATCACCCAGAATTGTTTGATGAAATCGACCTTAAAGTACGTGTTAAATTTGGTTTGCTTGAAGAAAGCGAAGAAGAATCTGCTATGGCAGTAGCATCAGAAGAAACCGATGATCTTGCTTTAGATTTAGATAATGGTATTGAAATTGAAGATTAA
- a CDS encoding DUF1292 domain-containing protein — protein sequence MTHNHENDHQHEVITLVDEQGNETLFEILLTIDGREEFGKNYVLLVPAGSEEDESGEIEIQAYSFTENEDGTEGDLQPIPEDSDAEWDMIEEVFNSFLDEN from the coding sequence ATGACACATAATCATGAAAATGACCACCAACACGAAGTTATCACACTTGTGGATGAACAAGGAAATGAAACCTTGTTTGAAATTTTATTAACAATTGATGGTCGTGAAGAGTTTGGTAAAAATTATGTTCTCTTGGTTCCAGCGGGATCTGAAGAAGATGAGTCTGGTGAAATTGAAATCCAAGCCTATTCATTTACTGAAAATGAAGATGGTACTGAAGGGGATTTACAACCGATTCCTGAGGATTCAGATGCTGAATGGGATATGATTGAAGAGGTATTTAATAGTTTTCTAGATGAGAACTAA
- a CDS encoding membrane protein, which yields MIELNDEFIRKETIELANDGPRVHTTQYETKVPRLHKCYLLFFSIIISSLTIAVPFLTDAANGLQSQNLYIGMMLTKGQLPYSAAFTTGGLFYFVIIALSYYLGSTLWLVFVQVFCFYLSGLYLYKLINYMTGFQKVALTFSISYYLLSVSLGFGGLYPTQLAMPFILISAWFLTKYFACLVKDEAFILFGFVGALAMLIDPSTLIFWSFACVTVFSYNISQKHLARGFYQLLASIFGMILVFYTAGYFILNLQVLNPYLSQTMIYPFTFFKSGNLSLLFGLAIQLFFALGLGLLTGMENVIRRFKNNSDRVVKWLFVMVILESILVAIFSQDYRPYHLLPLLPFGLILTAIPVGYQYGIGLGQSSHRRRHGKNGVGRVMMIYLKRHFYLPILIVGTILICSTYCFISSIPLNQERDHIASYLEQKLNKTQSIYVWDDTSKIYLDSKAKSVSQFSSPDINTQKESHRKILEDELLENKAAYIVVNRYKNLPKIIQKVLSTNYKVDKQITTKSFIVYQKK from the coding sequence GTGATCGAGTTAAACGATGAATTCATCCGAAAAGAGACGATAGAACTGGCCAACGATGGCCCACGAGTACACACCACTCAATATGAAACTAAAGTACCTCGGCTTCATAAATGCTATCTGCTTTTCTTTAGCATTATTATCAGTTCTTTAACAATTGCAGTACCTTTTTTAACAGATGCAGCCAATGGTCTTCAGTCCCAAAACTTATATATAGGAATGATGTTAACGAAGGGGCAACTTCCCTATAGTGCTGCTTTTACAACAGGAGGGCTCTTTTACTTTGTTATCATTGCATTAAGTTATTATTTGGGATCGACACTTTGGCTAGTCTTTGTTCAGGTGTTTTGTTTTTACTTATCTGGTTTATATCTTTATAAACTCATTAATTATATGACAGGCTTTCAAAAAGTGGCTTTAACTTTTTCAATTAGCTACTATTTATTATCTGTTAGTCTTGGTTTTGGGGGATTGTATCCTACTCAACTGGCTATGCCATTTATATTAATATCGGCTTGGTTTTTAACTAAGTATTTTGCCTGTTTAGTGAAAGATGAGGCATTTATTCTTTTTGGCTTTGTAGGTGCTCTTGCAATGCTAATTGACCCGAGTACCCTTATCTTTTGGTCTTTTGCTTGTGTGACAGTTTTTTCTTATAATATAAGCCAAAAGCATCTTGCAAGAGGTTTTTATCAACTGCTAGCTTCGATTTTTGGAATGATTTTAGTTTTTTACACAGCAGGATATTTCATTTTGAACTTACAAGTGCTAAATCCTTATTTATCACAAACGATGATTTATCCTTTTACTTTTTTTAAATCAGGAAACTTATCGTTGCTTTTTGGACTGGCTATTCAGTTGTTCTTCGCTTTGGGGCTTGGTCTTTTGACGGGAATGGAGAATGTCATTAGGCGATTTAAAAACAATTCTGATAGGGTCGTCAAGTGGCTATTTGTCATGGTCATTCTAGAATCTATACTTGTGGCTATATTTTCACAAGACTATCGCCCCTATCATCTTTTACCTCTTTTACCTTTTGGATTAATTTTGACTGCTATTCCTGTTGGCTATCAGTATGGTATAGGATTAGGTCAGAGTAGTCATCGCAGACGTCATGGTAAAAATGGTGTTGGTCGAGTAATGATGATTTATCTTAAGAGACACTTTTATTTGCCAATTTTAATTGTAGGGACAATACTAATCTGTTCTACTTATTGTTTCATTAGTAGTATTCCTCTTAATCAGGAGCGTGATCATATTGCTAGTTATTTAGAACAGAAACTAAATAAAACTCAATCTATTTATGTTTGGGATGATACTTCTAAAATTTATTTGGACAGTAAAGCTAAATCTGTTTCTCAATTTAGTTCTCCTGACATCAATACGCAAAAAGAGAGTCATCGAAAAATATTAGAAGATGAATTATTAGAAAATAAGGCTGCTTATATCGTTGTTAATCGCTATAAAAACCTGCCTAAAATCATTCAAAAAGTATTATCTACTAATTACAAAGTAGATAAACAGATAACGACAAAAAGTTTTATTGTTTATCAGAAAAAGTAA
- a CDS encoding IreB family regulatory phosphoprotein translates to MGFTDETVRFKLDDGDKRQISETLTAVYHSLDEKGYNPINQIVGYVLSGDPAYVPRYNDARNQIRKYERDEIVEELVRYYLQGNGIDVK, encoded by the coding sequence ATGGGATTTACAGATGAAACAGTCCGCTTTAAGTTGGATGATGGCGACAAACGACAAATTAGTGAAACATTAACAGCAGTCTATCATTCACTTGATGAAAAGGGTTATAATCCAATTAATCAAATTGTTGGTTATGTCTTGAGTGGGGACCCAGCTTATGTTCCTCGTTATAATGATGCTCGAAATCAGATTCGTAAATATGAACGTGATGAAATTGTAGAAGAACTTGTTCGCTACTATTTACAAGGAAATGGAATTGATGTTAAATGA
- the ruvX gene encoding Holliday junction resolvase RuvX, which produces MRIMGLDVGSKTVGVAISDPLGFTAQGLEIIKIDEEKAEFGFTRLEELVKQYQVEQFVIGLPKNMNNTNGPRVDASITYGNHIEHLFGLPVHYQDERLTTVEAKRMLIEQADISRGKRKKVIDKLAAQLILQNYLNRNF; this is translated from the coding sequence ATGAGAATAATGGGACTTGATGTTGGCTCGAAAACGGTTGGTGTAGCTATTAGTGATCCTCTTGGCTTTACAGCCCAAGGACTTGAAATTATCAAGATTGATGAGGAAAAAGCAGAATTTGGCTTTACACGTTTAGAAGAGCTTGTTAAGCAGTACCAAGTTGAACAGTTTGTTATTGGATTGCCAAAAAATATGAATAACACCAATGGTCCACGTGTTGATGCAAGTATAACTTATGGAAACCACATAGAGCACCTCTTTGGACTTCCAGTCCATTATCAAGATGAACGATTGACGACTGTTGAGGCAAAGCGTATGCTTATTGAGCAAGCTGACATTAGTCGTGGTAAGCGAAAAAAAGTCATTGATAAATTAGCTGCACAACTCATTTTACAGAACTATTTAAATCGGAATTTTTAA